The DNA segment CTTGATGATGGCGCCCGGGTTGAACAGGTCGCGCGCGTCTAGCACCTCGCTCCGCTCGGCTTCGCCGATCGGGCGCGGTTCGGCGCCCGCCGTCTCCTCGGCGGTGAGCGCTCCCATCGCGATCTCCGCCTCTCCTGCCCCGCCTGCGACCGCCTCGCGGACGGTAACCGGTCGGGTCGCCCGGCCCCAGCCGAGCCCGACGATCGTCATGACCGACCCCATCACGAGGCTGATCGGGATGCCCATCGACGAGAGGACGGTCGTGATCGTCGAGGCCGTGACCATGACGATCAGCGCTGCGAGCAGGGGAATGTCGCTCAGCTCGCCCCCCACGGACTCCATCGTTCGGCGGGCGATCGTAAAGCCACCCAGCCCGATCGCCAGCGTCGCGATCAGGATCGCCTGGTTCTCCGGCAGGGCGTCGGACGCGACGAGCGGAGCGACGGCGTTTGGCACGTTGCTGGCGCCCGCGCTGAAGGCCATATAACAGCCGACGACGAAGACGACGACCGTGCTGACGAACTCGCGTTGCGTCGTGTTCGGTCCGAGCGCCGGCGTCGGTACCCCGCCGTCGCGTCGGTCGAACGTGAGCAGCGGTCCCGGCGAATTCTCGATGCCCACCCGTCGGTTCAACTCGGGGTAGACGTACCGGCCCATCACCGCGCCGACCCAGAAGCCGATGATCGGCGTGACGATCCACCACGAGAGGATCCAGGCGATCGTCTCGTAGTTTAGCGTTCCCGTCGCCAGTCCGAGCCCGGCGATCGCCCCTACCGTCGTCATCGACGTCGGCACCGGGACGCCGAAGACGTTCGCGACGAGGATGCCGAGACCGATGAAGAAGAGGACGGCGACGCCCGCCGTGAGCGAGAGTTCACCAGTGACGATGCCCCCGGAGAGCGTGTCCATCACCTCCCGACCGACGGTCCACCCCCCGAGGAAGACGAAGACCGTCATCAGTGCCGCCGCCGTCGTCTTCTTCAACAACCCGGCGCCGACCGCTGGCCCCCACGCGATTCCGGTCGAGGAGCCACCGATGTTGAACCCGACGAAGAGCGAGGCGATCACACCGACGATCACCACCGTCTCTACCATACTACCGGGAAATGCCGTCCGCCCTGATGTAGGTATTGCCTTTTCCACAGGCGTCCGCTCCTCGTCGTCAGCAGTCTGGCCGCTACC comes from the Halovivax cerinus genome and includes:
- a CDS encoding inorganic phosphate transporter, which translates into the protein MVETVVIVGVIASLFVGFNIGGSSTGIAWGPAVGAGLLKKTTAAALMTVFVFLGGWTVGREVMDTLSGGIVTGELSLTAGVAVLFFIGLGILVANVFGVPVPTSMTTVGAIAGLGLATGTLNYETIAWILSWWIVTPIIGFWVGAVMGRYVYPELNRRVGIENSPGPLLTFDRRDGGVPTPALGPNTTQREFVSTVVVFVVGCYMAFSAGASNVPNAVAPLVASDALPENQAILIATLAIGLGGFTIARRTMESVGGELSDIPLLAALIVMVTASTITTVLSSMGIPISLVMGSVMTIVGLGWGRATRPVTVREAVAGGAGEAEIAMGALTAEETAGAEPRPIGEAERSEVLDARDLFNPGAIIKYISMWIIGPTMSTALAYGFFVLAPGVA